One Thermoanaerobacter pseudethanolicus ATCC 33223 genomic window, AAATGTACCTGTTGATATTGCAGAAAGGATAACTGTTTACAAAGGTGAACCGGCATTTTTGATAGAAGATGGAATATATGTGACACAAAAAGATATAAGGCAAATACAACTGGCAAAAAGTGCCATACTTGCTGGCATTAACATCATGATAAAAGAAATGGGCATTGATGTAAATGAAATAAAAAAAGTTTTTTTGGCAGGAGGATTTGGAAATTATATTCTTCCTGCGAGTGCAATAGCAATTGGGCTTTTACCAAAGGAACTTCAAGGCAAAATCCTTCAAGTAGGCAATAGTGCTGGAGTTGGTGCGATAATGGCATTGCTTTCTGATAAAGAATTGGAAAGAGCTATACATCTACAAAGTAAAATAAGCTATATAGAACTATCAACTCATGAAGATTTTCAAAATGAATTTGTAAAAGGAATGTATTTTTAATAAAAGTGGAAATTAGAATATAAAAAATGTATGGAAATTATAACAAAGGAGTGTTTACAGATGACAAAAGAATACCTTAAGAAAAAGCTTGATAAAATAGATGGAAAGGGGTATAAAGCTTACAAAGACCTTGAAGGAGAATATGAGTTTGAAAAATTTATACTGTATATTGACCATGTTCAGGGAGACCCTTTTGCACCTCCTTCAAGGATAAGGGTTAAAGTGCCTCAAAATATAGCTGATTTTGAGTTTTCCATGTATAACAATCCCTCAAGGCAAGTTGCTTTAGAAGATTTTTTGACAAGGTCAGTTTTTGAAGTTATAAAAAGGTTGCCTTCTTTAAAAGGTACAGGACATAGTGGGGATATTTACATAGACAAAGGTGGTCAACAAATAATTAAAAGAAGTGCAATGGTAGTTAACAAAGATTATGTAGAAGCAAGATTGAGCATAGGACTTCCTGCTTTTGGTAGACGAATAAATAGCAGTGGTGCCCAAAGAATATTTCTTGAATTTTTACCTCAAATTGTAGAAAAAAGTCTTTTAAAAAAGAGCCTCGACGTACAAGATATATGGCTATGGGTTGAGACAGTGGAAGACCAAGATTACCTTAGAAGTCAACTAAAAGAGAGAGGGCTTGTGGCTTTTGTGGCTGATGGTGCGATTCTTCCTAGAGAAAGCGGCATAAGTGATAGACCTTTAAAAGGCGGTAATGTAGTACCTTTTGAGTCGCCGGATAGCTTGAGGATTAAGTTTCAACTTCCAAATCGAGGAGAGATAACGGGGATGGGAATACCCGAAGGAGTTACGCTTATTGTGGGCGGCGGTTATCACGGCAAGTCTACCTTGTTACAAGCTATTCAAAAAGGGGTATACAATCACATACCAGGTGATGGCAGAGAGTTTGTTATAACTGTAGCTGATGCAGTAAAAATAAGAGCAGAGGATGGCAGAAGGATAGAAAAAGTAGACATAAGTCCTTTTATAAATAATTTGCCAAATAACGTAGATACCACAAGGTTTACTACCGAAAATGCCAGTGGCAGTACTTCTCAAGCAGCAAATATTATTGAGGCGATAGAAATAGGCACTAGCTTACTGCTTTTGGACGAAGATACTTCAGCTACTAATTTTATGATAAGGGATGCGAGGATGCAAAAACTGATTGCAAAAAAAGAAGAACCTATAACTCCTTTTATTGATAGAGTAAAACAGCTATATAAAGATAATGGCATTTCTACGATTTTAGTTATGGGTGGCAGTGGAGATTATTTTGATGTTGCAAATTGCGTAATTAAAATGCACAACTATAGACCTTATGATGTGACACAAGAGGCAAAGAAAATTGCTGAACAATTTAAAACAAATAGGGAAGTTGAGGGAAATAATGAGCCTATAGTTATAAAACCAAGAATTCCTCTTAAAAAAGGGCTTGAGGTAAAAGGCAAAAAGATAAAGTCAAAAGATGAGGATACTATTAGATTTGGATACCAAGAAATCGAATTGGATTATGTGGAACAATTAGTAGACAAAAGTCAAACAAATGCAATAGGGGAGATAATACGCTATATTGCTAGTAAATATGTAGATGAAAAAAGCAGTATAAAGGAAATATTAAAAAAGGTATATAAGGATATATACGAAAAAGGACTGGACGAGGTATCTTCTTTTTATGGTAAGCATCCGGGCAATTTGGCATTGCCAAGACTTCAGGAAGTAGCTGCTGCATTAAATAGGTTGCGAAGCTTTACTGTAAAATAAAAATAACCTCCCCAGCAACACCGAACTCGCTTGAGGAGGCTAATCCTTCATTTCTAATTGGTGCCGAAGGTGGGAGTCGAACCCACACGGGGTGTGAGCCCCACTGGATTTTGAGTCCAGCGCGTCTGCCAATTCCACCACTTCGGCGAGTTATTACATTTGATATATTATCACAGGTCAGTAAAAAATTCAATACCCTTTTTATATTTTTGTGTAGGTGTTTTTATTTGTAATCTATTCAAATTCGACATTATTTTTTAAAAGCCTTCTTATTTTCAACATATGGAAGAATTTTCTACGGAGATTTTTTTAAAAAAAGCAGGATTTTTAATGATTAGTGTAGAATATTAGGTTATGTAAAGAACGCAGGAATACTTAGTAAAGTATTTTAAAAAGATGACGATATAACTTATTGGATTGGTGTCTCTTACTTTATATACATAATCTAAAAAAACGTAATTTTTAATGTCTTCCTAAGTTGAAACACTTGGGAAGAAGGGAGAGGAGAAGCTATAATGAATAACAAAAAAGTAATTAGCGTTTTACTTTCTTCAACTTTAGTTTTGTCATTAGCTAATAGTGCTTATGCTGCTACAATTTTAAAGTATGGAATGCGCAGCCCAGAAGTTAGGCATCTACAGCAAAATCTCAATAAGGCAGGTTACTTTGTTACTGCTAATCCTACTGATTATTTTGGACCAGCTACTAAGAATGCTGTTATGCGTTTGCAGAAGGATTATAATTTAGTACCGGATGGTATTTATGGGCCGTTAACAGAAAAAGCTCTTATGGATAAATTAAATGCTATTTCTAAGGCAACAACTCAAACTTCTAATACTTCACTGCAAACTCAAAGTACAGTGACAAGGACTTTGAAGTATGGAATGCAAGGGAACGATGTAAAAGAGCTTCAAAATGCTCTTGCAAAATTAGGATATTTTAATACTACACCGACAGGCTATTTTGGTTCGATAACACGGGATGCAGTTATAAAATTTCAAAAGGCAAATAATTTGACTCCGGATGGAATTGTGGGACCTCTCACACAAAAAGCTATTTCGGAGAAGTTAAATGTAAGTTTACCTTCCAGAGGAGATGTAAATAGAAGTACTAACACGACACAGAACTCCAGCAATTCAAACCAAACTCAAAGTACAGTGACAAGGACTTTGAAGTATGGAATGCAAGGGAACGATGTAAAAGAGCTTCAAAATGCTCTTGCAAAATTAGGATATTTTAATACTACACCGACAGGCTATTTTGGTTCGATAACACGGGATGCAGTTATAAAATTTCAAAAGGCAAATAATTTGACTCCGGATGGAATTGTGGGACCTCTCACACAAAAAGCAATACAAGGTTTATTGGCTGGAAAAGACCAGCAAGCATCTCAACCTACAGACTCACCAAAAATTCAGTATCCCAGTGGGTTTTCAAGGAATATGAAAAAAGGGGATACTGGCGATGATGTAAAATTATTACAAACATTACTTAAGGAAATAGGCTATTATACAAAAGATATTACAGGAACTTATGATGATAATACATTAAATGCAGTAATGGATTTTCAAAAATATTATTCTTTAGCTGTTGACGGAATTGCTGGTATAAATACTATCACAAAAGTAATAGAAATAAACAATCAGGTGAAAGCTGTAAAAGGTTTTTATGTCCAAGGAAAAGGCGGATATGGCCATGGAGTGGGTATGACTCAATTTGGTGCAAAGGGTATGGCGGAACAAGAATATAAATATGATGAGATAATTAAGTACTATTATACAGGTGTCAATATAGAAAAACGTAATACGGATAATGTTAATATCAAAGTAAAGATTTCTTTAGATTTAGGAAGTCCAGATATAAACATTACCAGCGACCAGCCGTATAGTGTAGTATACAAAACAAAAGATAACGTTACAGAACAAATAGTAGAAAACCAAATAGCGTGTCCAGCACAATCTACAACATCTTTCAAATATATGGATGGAAATATTGTAATTACCAATGATAAAGTAATAGATGATAGTACTCAACTTCCACAAACGATAGTAAGCATAGATGCTGTTAGAGTAATACCAAGTGACACGGGGGTACTGTCATACATAAATAAAGGTAATCCACTTCCTTATGCAGGCGAATTTAAGATATATCCAAATAATAGTTCTAAGAATTTGGATTTAATAAACATATTGCCTTTAGAAGAATATTTAAGAGGTGTAGTACCTGCAGAAATGCCTTCTTCTTGGCATGAAGAAGCTTTAAAAGCTCAAACATTAGCAGCCAGGACATACGCGTTAATACGGATTAGTGATAAAAAGATTTTTGATGTATATGATTCTACATTATCACAAGTATATAAAGGACTTTCTGTAGTAAATGATAAGGTCGATAATTTGATAAAAGCTACTAAAGGTGAAGTTGTAACTTACAATGGTGGCTTAGCAGATACTGTGTACAGTGCATCTGCAGGAGGATATACAGTGGATTCGACTTTTGCATGGGGTGGTAGCGATGTTCCTTATCTAAAAGGAAAACCCGATCCTTATGATAATTCTAAATATGCTACATACTGGTGGAATGTAAATATTACAAGAGATCAAATATCGTCAGCATATCCTCAAGTAGGTGTTGTTTTAAATGTAGAGATTACAAATAAGATGTTTGATAGGCCAGTAGAGCTCAAAATTACAGGAACAAAAGGTACTATTGTAGTAAAAAATAAAGATTTCAGAGATGCCATAGAAAAGGCCGTAGGTAAAAAGTTATTTATCTCAGAGTATTATACTATTAGTTTACAAAAATAAAAAATAATATAAAGAGGGAGCCTTTTAAAATAGAAAGAAGGCTCCTTTTTATCTGGAACCATAATTTAAAAAGAATTGCTTTTTGTCTAAAAATAAAATATATTATAGTTACAAAGTTTTTTAGGCTGGTGATGTTATGGAGGAATTAAATAGAGAAGGATATAAAGAACGAGCTATTTTAGTAGGAATTGTTTCTACACCTGAATATGAGGAAAGTATGGAGGAATTAAAGGAGCTTGCTTTAACAGCTGGAGCTGAAGTAGTAGGAATAATGACACAAAAGCGCAATACAATTGACAAAGCTCACTATATTGGTAAAGGAAAGCTGGAAGAATTAAAATTCTTTGTTGAAAATCAAGAAGTTGACCTTGTCATTGTCAATGATGAACTTACCGGTACACAAATTAAAAATATAGAAGACTTTTTAAATGTAAAAGTTATTGATAGAACAAATCTTATCCTTGATATATTTGCAAAAAGAGCAAAGTCAAGAGAAGGAATGTTACAAGTTGAATTAGCTCAATTAAAGTATCGCTTGCCCCGACTTGTAGGTCTTGGTGGACAACTTTCAAGATTAGGTGGTGGAATAGGTACAAGGGGTCCTGGTGAGACAAAATTAGAGACAGATAGAAGGCATATAAAGAATAGAATAAAAGCGATAGAAAAGAAGTTAGAAGAAATAGAAAGGCATAGAAGTTTACAAAGGGAAAGGCGTAAGAAAAACCGTATTCCT contains:
- a CDS encoding ABC-ATPase domain-containing protein; translation: MTKEYLKKKLDKIDGKGYKAYKDLEGEYEFEKFILYIDHVQGDPFAPPSRIRVKVPQNIADFEFSMYNNPSRQVALEDFLTRSVFEVIKRLPSLKGTGHSGDIYIDKGGQQIIKRSAMVVNKDYVEARLSIGLPAFGRRINSSGAQRIFLEFLPQIVEKSLLKKSLDVQDIWLWVETVEDQDYLRSQLKERGLVAFVADGAILPRESGISDRPLKGGNVVPFESPDSLRIKFQLPNRGEITGMGIPEGVTLIVGGGYHGKSTLLQAIQKGVYNHIPGDGREFVITVADAVKIRAEDGRRIEKVDISPFINNLPNNVDTTRFTTENASGSTSQAANIIEAIEIGTSLLLLDEDTSATNFMIRDARMQKLIAKKEEPITPFIDRVKQLYKDNGISTILVMGGSGDYFDVANCVIKMHNYRPYDVTQEAKKIAEQFKTNREVEGNNEPIVIKPRIPLKKGLEVKGKKIKSKDEDTIRFGYQEIELDYVEQLVDKSQTNAIGEIIRYIASKYVDEKSSIKEILKKVYKDIYEKGLDEVSSFYGKHPGNLALPRLQEVAAALNRLRSFTVK
- a CDS encoding peptidoglycan-binding protein encodes the protein MNNKKVISVLLSSTLVLSLANSAYAATILKYGMRSPEVRHLQQNLNKAGYFVTANPTDYFGPATKNAVMRLQKDYNLVPDGIYGPLTEKALMDKLNAISKATTQTSNTSLQTQSTVTRTLKYGMQGNDVKELQNALAKLGYFNTTPTGYFGSITRDAVIKFQKANNLTPDGIVGPLTQKAISEKLNVSLPSRGDVNRSTNTTQNSSNSNQTQSTVTRTLKYGMQGNDVKELQNALAKLGYFNTTPTGYFGSITRDAVIKFQKANNLTPDGIVGPLTQKAIQGLLAGKDQQASQPTDSPKIQYPSGFSRNMKKGDTGDDVKLLQTLLKEIGYYTKDITGTYDDNTLNAVMDFQKYYSLAVDGIAGINTITKVIEINNQVKAVKGFYVQGKGGYGHGVGMTQFGAKGMAEQEYKYDEIIKYYYTGVNIEKRNTDNVNIKVKISLDLGSPDINITSDQPYSVVYKTKDNVTEQIVENQIACPAQSTTSFKYMDGNIVITNDKVIDDSTQLPQTIVSIDAVRVIPSDTGVLSYINKGNPLPYAGEFKIYPNNSSKNLDLINILPLEEYLRGVVPAEMPSSWHEEALKAQTLAARTYALIRISDKKIFDVYDSTLSQVYKGLSVVNDKVDNLIKATKGEVVTYNGGLADTVYSASAGGYTVDSTFAWGGSDVPYLKGKPDPYDNSKYATYWWNVNITRDQISSAYPQVGVVLNVEITNKMFDRPVELKITGTKGTIVVKNKDFRDAIEKAVGKKLFISEYYTISLQK